The sequence below is a genomic window from Sorangiineae bacterium MSr12523.
CGGCGAAATCCGGGGGCACGAACGCCCCGACGAAGTCGTCCTGCTGGCGGCGCATCTCGACTCGTGGGACGTCGGGGAAGGGGCCACCGACGACGCTGCGGGCTGCGCCATCGTCACCCAGGCCGCGCGCCTGCTCGCCAAATATGCACCCCGTCGCACCGTGCGCGTCGTCTTGTTCGCCGCAGAGGAAATCGGCGTCATGGGTGGCACCGCCTACGCGCGCACCCACGCCAACGAGGTCGAGCACATCGTGCTCGCCATGGAGGCCGACGCCGGCGAAGGTCGCGCCCTCGGTTTCCGCGCCCGTGTCCCGCCCGCCCGGGCCGTGCCCATCGCGCGCATCGCCTCGTTCCTCGCGCCCCTCGGCGTCGAAGCGTGGCCCGGCGATCCCGACGAGGTTGGCGCAGACATCCAGCCGCTGCACGAAAAAGGCGTCCCCGTCATTCGCGTGCACCAAGACATGAACGCGTACTTCGACGTGCACCACGCCAAGAGCGACGTCTTCGCGCACATCGACCCGGCCTCGCTCCCGCAGGTCGTCGCGGCCTACGCCATCACCGCGTACGCGGCCGCGGAACTGGACGCTCCGCCGCGCCGCTAGAGGCGCGCCTTGTACTTCTCGCCCCAGTCGCGCATCCCCACGAGAATCGGCTCCACGCTGCGACCGAACGGCGTGAGCTCGTACTCGACGCGTGGAGGGATCTCGGGAAACACCGTGCGCTTCACCAAGCCGTCTTCCTCGAGCTCGCGAAGCTGCAACGTGAGCATCCGCTGCGTGCAGTTCGGAAGGTGACGCCGCAGCTCCCCGAAGCGCTTCTTTCCCTTGAGCAAGTGGAAGAGCACCACGCCCTTCCAGCGCCCGCCGATGACGCTCAACGTGGCCTCCACAGCGCAGCCCGTGGTGCGGTCGTCGCCGCGCGTCTTCCGGCGGCCGCCCTCATTGGTATCATTTTGGGTAGTACCGACCAAACTTGTACGTACTTGCACAATGTATCTATAGCCCCGAAATTCGCGCTATGAAAGCCTACGAACTTCAGCCCAAAGAAGGATTCGACGCCCTCACACTCGTGGAGCTGGCGGAGCGCAAAAGCCGTGTGCTCGCCCCGAACGACATCCGCGTTCGCGTTCGCGCCGTTTCCCTCAACTACCGCGATCTCGTGATTGCGCGCTCCGCGGCGCAGCGGAGCGAACCCATCGTCCCCACCTCCGACGGCGCCGGCGAGGTCCTCGAGGTCGGAAGCGCCGTCTCCCGGTGGAAGAAGGGCGATCGCGTCGCGGCGAACTTCTTCCCCACGTGGATCGATGGCGAATTTTCCGGCGAGCATCACCCCAAGGCGCTCGGCGGCGGCCAAGACGGCATGCTCGCCGAAGAGGTGGTGCTCCACGAATCCGCGTGGGTTCGCATCCCCGAGCATCTCTCGTTCGAGGAGGCCTCCACCTTGCCGTGCGCAGGCGTCACGGCCTTCAATGCGCTCTTCCGCGCGGCGAGCCTGCAGGCCGGCGACACCGTGCTCGTTCAAGGCACGGGCGGCGTCTCCATCTTCGCGTTGCAGTTGGCCAAGGCTGCCGGCGCGCGCGTGATCCTCACGTCATCGAGCGCCGACAAACGCGAGCGCGCGAAGCAGCTCGGGGCCGACCATGTCCTCGACTACAAGGCGAACCCGAAGTGGGGCGAGGCGGCCCTCGCATGGACGCAAGGCCGCGGCGTGGACATCGCCGTGGAAGTCGGCGGTCCGGGCACCTTCGATCAATCGGTGGCCGCCCTTCGTTACGGCGGCACCATGAGCCTTCTCGGCGTGCTTACGGGCACCAAGGGCGAGGTGAACACGTACGCCCTCTTCCACAAGACCGCGCGCGTCGCCGGCGTCTACGTCGGCTCCGTGGCCATGTTCGACGCCTTCAACCGCGCCCTGTCCGCTTCCTCGATCAAGCCGATCATCGACCGCACCTACGCGTTCGACCAAGCCCGGCAGGCGTACGAGCACCTCGCCAGCGGGCAGCACTTCGGCAAAGTCGTGATTCGACTCTGAAATTTCCGGCTGAAATTTCCACGGTGGCTGGCGCGAAGAATCAGGGAAATGAACACGTTCAGCCACCAGCCCTACCGCGACCAGTACGCCTCCAACGACAAGATTGCCGTCCTTCTTGCCCACGGTGGAACGTTCGTTGCGTGGCTGCTCGCTCCGCTTCTCGTTTACCTGATCAAGAAAGGCGACTCGAAGTACGTCGAGTTTCACGCCCTGCAGTCGCTCCTTTGGTCGCTCACCGGCACCGCCGTCAGCGTCGTCACGTGCGGGCTTGCCATCCCGGTCTTCATGGTCTTCCACGGCATCGCAGTGTGGAGGACCTTGCAAGGCGTCGAGTACGAGTACCCGCTCGTGGGCGAGTTCTCGCGCAAGCTCGTTTACGGCTCCTGATCGCGAAACAGGTGTGCGCGCGCGTGAATCAGCTTCGTCGTATCGACTTGAAGCGCCACCAGCATCGAGAAAAGCTTCCGATACGTCGCGTGGTTCGCGGCCAACTCGGGTAGCGCCTGCGCGAGCGCGCGCGCCGCAGTGTCGTGGACGACCTTTTTGCCCATGTCGAGCGCCTCGAGGCGCCCCGTCTCGTGAGCCTCGGAGTCCATGCGCGTGATGATTTGCAAATATTCACTCAAGATGTGGGCGGTGATCGCGAAAGGAATGGTCACCGCCTCGCGGAGCTCGCCCTCGTCGTCGAGGAATTCGAGCTCCGCGGCGTCCGGGCTCACCTTCGCAAGAACGAAGTAGCCGGTGTACTTCGGTGCCAGCTGACCATCCTGCACGAGATCCTCGATGGTCGCGCGCCATTCGGCGCGCCGCAGGGCGGTGGCCTGGTTCCAGAGCTCTTCGTCGACGCGGATCTCGCGGATGGTCATGGTCGTCCTTTTTCTGATGCTCGCTACTTGCGGCTGGCCAGCGCCAAACGGATCCCGAGCGCGACGAAGACGGCGCCGGTCACGCGATCCATGATGCGCGAAAGGCCCGAGCTTGGGTCGAACAGCCGCCGCGCCGAGCCCGAGAGCCATCCTACGACGGCATTCACCAGGGTGCCGGAGATGCAGAACATGGCGCCTAAGATGACGAACTGCGCGGCGATGTGGCCGCGCGCCGGGTCGACGAACTGAGGAACGAAGGCCAGAAAGAAGATGGCCACTTTGGGGTTCAGCACATTGGTGACGACACCTCGGCCGAACGTGCGCGAAAGCTCGACCTCAGCGTCCGCGGTCTCCGAAAGGGCGACGGTTGCAGCGTTCGCACGCGTGGCCAGCAGCGCCTTCAGGCCCATGTACACGAGGTAGGCGGCGCCGAGGTATTTCACCACGGCGAAGGCATGGGCCGACGAAACGATCAGCGCCGAGAGCCCCACCGCGGCCAGTGCCGTATGGACCAGGCCTCCGACACCAATGCCCAAGGCAGCCACGATCCCGTTGCGCCGTCCGCCTTTCACACCGCACGCGAGCACGTAGAGCATGTCCGGTCCAGGTGTGACGTTCAGCGCGAGCCCAGTGAGGATGAAAAGTACGAAAAGGCGCGGTTCGACCATGATGTCTTTCTCATCTGTAGCAAAATCTTCTTAAAATCTTTCCAAGACCGTCTTGCGAGGGCCCGCGTCACATCGAAAGGTAAATGAAGATGCCTTTCCGCGACGACCTGTCCGCCCTGGAGACACGCCGCGCAACGCTCGAGCGTGAACTCTCGGAGATTCGAGAACGAAAGCGCGAGCTTACGGGGCTCGAGGAACGCGAGAAGCAACTCGAACGGCAGCTTCAAGAGGCGCGCGCCGTTCTGGCCGACATGCCCGGCGCCTCGCCCCCGGTGCCAAGTTTGCTCGACAACGTTCGCGTGGCGAGTCCATGCGATGCACCGTGGGATGAGATGGAGGGGAACGGGCGCGTTCGTTTCTGCCTGCGATGCGAGAGGAACGTCTACAACCTCTCGGCGATGCCGCGCGAAGAGGCCGAAGAGCTTTTGCGCTCGCGCGGGGATCTCTGCATCCGGCTCTATCGCCGCGAGGATGAAACGATCCTCACCTCGGATTGTCCGGTCGGCCTGCAGATGCGGCGCTCGCAACGGCGCCGGCTCGCGTTGGTGGCGCTGGGTGGTGGCCTGCTGGCCACGGGGGCGGGAGCCTTTGCCGCCGCCGAGAGCCAGGGCGAGATGCAACTGCCCCTCGAGCCCATTCCGGAGACGCAGGTGCTGCAAGGGGGCATGCTGCCGCCGCCAACGTTTACGCTCACGGACGATCCGAATGCCGACGAGGTCGCGCCGACCCACCCCAATGGGAAAGGTTCGGGTCGCCCGCCGATTCTCATGGGCCGCCCGCGTCCGCATACGGGCAAGTGACGGCGCAAGTGACGGGCTGACAGCGCGGGTCATGTTGGGCTAGTGCTCTAGCTCGACGGAATGCCCGAATTGCCGGACGTCGAGATGGCGAGGCGCGATCTTCAGCGATGGCTCGCCGGCGCGGAAATCCGCAGTGCACGCGTGCTCGACGCCTACATTGCTCGCGGTACCTCGCGCGCCGCCTTTGCCCGGACCTTGCCGGGGCAGGCCGTGCAGAAGGTGACCCGTCGCGGCAAATGGCTGCGCATCGAGCTCCGAGACGGGGCACGGGTCTTTTCGCACCTCGGCATGACCGGCAGCTGGATCCGCCTCGACGCGGAGGCCGCGGCCCCGCGCTGGGAGCGCGCCCGGTTCGAAATCGAGCGGCGCGGCCGCTCGGCCGTCGTCAGCTACGTCGATTCGCGGCGCTTCGGGCGCCTCGTCCTCGCCCAGGACGACATCGCCGAATGGAGCGAGCTTGGCCCCGATCCGCTGGCCGGCGGGCTCGAACCGGCGCACCTCGGCCCCGCGCTGGCTCGCCGGCGCCGCGCCATCAAAGACGTGCTCATGGACCAGACCGTCCTGGCCGGGATTGGCAACATCCTGGCGACGGAGGCCTTGTGGATGGCCCGCATCGATCCACGCGCCGGGAGCGACACCCTCGGGCCCGCCCACATCCGCGCGCTGGGCCGCAGCCTCCGCGCCGCGCTCGATCAGGAATTGGGCGACCGCATGCGCGGCAACCCCGACGTCTTCTCGGTGTACGGGCGCGAGGGCGAACCTTGCCCGCGCTGCAAAACGGCGCTCGTGCGCATCGTGCAGGCGGGCCGCAGCACGACCTTCTGCAGCCAATGCCAGGGGCGTCGCTAGCGCATGA
It includes:
- a CDS encoding helix-turn-helix transcriptional regulator — its product is MEATLSVIGGRWKGVVLFHLLKGKKRFGELRRHLPNCTQRMLTLQLRELEEDGLVKRTVFPEIPPRVEYELTPFGRSVEPILVGMRDWGEKYKARL
- a CDS encoding NAD(P)-dependent alcohol dehydrogenase, producing MKAYELQPKEGFDALTLVELAERKSRVLAPNDIRVRVRAVSLNYRDLVIARSAAQRSEPIVPTSDGAGEVLEVGSAVSRWKKGDRVAANFFPTWIDGEFSGEHHPKALGGGQDGMLAEEVVLHESAWVRIPEHLSFEEASTLPCAGVTAFNALFRAASLQAGDTVLVQGTGGVSIFALQLAKAAGARVILTSSSADKRERAKQLGADHVLDYKANPKWGEAALAWTQGRGVDIAVEVGGPGTFDQSVAALRYGGTMSLLGVLTGTKGEVNTYALFHKTARVAGVYVGSVAMFDAFNRALSASSIKPIIDRTYAFDQARQAYEHLASGQHFGKVVIRL
- a CDS encoding DUF4870 domain-containing protein — translated: MNTFSHQPYRDQYASNDKIAVLLAHGGTFVAWLLAPLLVYLIKKGDSKYVEFHALQSLLWSLTGTAVSVVTCGLAIPVFMVFHGIAVWRTLQGVEYEYPLVGEFSRKLVYGS
- a CDS encoding UPF0262 family protein, encoding MTIREIRVDEELWNQATALRRAEWRATIEDLVQDGQLAPKYTGYFVLAKVSPDAAELEFLDDEGELREAVTIPFAITAHILSEYLQIITRMDSEAHETGRLEALDMGKKVVHDTAARALAQALPELAANHATYRKLFSMLVALQVDTTKLIHARAHLFRDQEP
- a CDS encoding LysE family translocator, translated to MVEPRLFVLFILTGLALNVTPGPDMLYVLACGVKGGRRNGIVAALGIGVGGLVHTALAAVGLSALIVSSAHAFAVVKYLGAAYLVYMGLKALLATRANAATVALSETADAEVELSRTFGRGVVTNVLNPKVAIFFLAFVPQFVDPARGHIAAQFVILGAMFCISGTLVNAVVGWLSGSARRLFDPSSGLSRIMDRVTGAVFVALGIRLALASRK
- a CDS encoding bifunctional DNA-formamidopyrimidine glycosylase/DNA-(apurinic or apyrimidinic site) lyase, encoding MPELPDVEMARRDLQRWLAGAEIRSARVLDAYIARGTSRAAFARTLPGQAVQKVTRRGKWLRIELRDGARVFSHLGMTGSWIRLDAEAAAPRWERARFEIERRGRSAVVSYVDSRRFGRLVLAQDDIAEWSELGPDPLAGGLEPAHLGPALARRRRAIKDVLMDQTVLAGIGNILATEALWMARIDPRAGSDTLGPAHIRALGRSLRAALDQELGDRMRGNPDVFSVYGREGEPCPRCKTALVRIVQAGRSTTFCSQCQGRR